One genomic window of Bactrocera dorsalis isolate Fly_Bdor chromosome 4, ASM2337382v1, whole genome shotgun sequence includes the following:
- the LOC125778130 gene encoding uncharacterized protein LOC125778130, which produces MNRERVSIAAVQETKLNSRSDLLSCAGFNVIRKDRERDSGGGLAFILHNTVQYRQIEEDIDPRDTTLECQGIAIRSGDVELEIFNIYIPPVTCCPTGYHPNIGALLRGENRTVLGDFNAHHDLWHSCLSNDRRGMELAEQIDDSTFCTMNDEGPTRVMGTCNSSPDITIASGGLINSITWRPMLTLASNHLSIIISIEKPPDFVSVDNRTFINFKKANWVGFTEFTESTFNALPIPTDVCVGKRQFHKVIAAATARFIPAGRIAEIRPNFPAEAAVLANERDTLRHADPGNPRIRDLNLEIRRMVNQHKRTKWIEHLKSCNLSTGVSKLWATVKALSNPKRHDDRIEVQFNGHASSDPTFTHHLSLASHQHGFRKVHSTTTALSVINVQIVRGLNQKPPCERTILVALDLSKAFDTVNLTTLLQDIEKTTLPPRLNRWTMNYLNGRQSSVLFRGETSKLRRIKQGVPQGGVLSPLLFNFYISKLPQPPQGVSITSYADDCTILTPGNGIDGMCSKVNSYLSDLSRFLTARNLQLSPTKSTATIFLTGRMSIYFSLILQSMASKFRLSITLRF; this is translated from the coding sequence atgaatcgggaacgtgtatcgatagctgcggtccaagaaaccaagttaaacagccgctcagatcttctgagttgtgcaggtttcaacgttatacgtaaagatcgcgagcgagatagtggtggtggcctagctttcatattgcacaacaccgtgcagtatcgtcaaatcgaagaagacatcgaccccagggatactaccctagaatgtcagggcatagctatccggtcaggcgatgtcgagctcgaaatatttaatatatacatccccccagttacatgttgccctacaggatatcacccgaacataggtgcgctacttcgtggtgaaaaccgtacggtactaggcgactttaacgcgcaccatgatctttggcattcctgcctgtcaaatgatcgtagggggatggagctggcggaacagattgacgactcgacattctgcacaatgaatgacgaaggccccaccagagttatgggcacctgtaacaGCTCGCCCGATATTACCATCGCaagtggtggtctgataaatagcataacctggcgacctatgctaactctcgcatcaaACCATCTgtccataattatctcgattgagaagcctcctgatttcgtttctgtggacaaccgtaccttcattaactttaaaaaagctaattgggtcggcttcacagaatttaccgagagcaccttcaacgctctacccattcctacggacgtatgcgttggcaaGCGTCAATTCcacaaggtgatcgcagcagctaccgctcgcttcatcccggctggaagaatagcggaaatccgccccaatttcccagccgaagcagctgttctagctaacgagcgcgacaccttacgccatgccgatcccgggaatccccgaataagggatctcaatttggagattcggcgtatggtaaatcaacataagcggacgaaatggatagagcacctgaagtcctgcaacctctctaccggtgtgagtaagctttgggctactgtcaaagctttgtctaatccgaagagacatgacgaccgaattgaagttcaattcaatggtcatgcctcttcggacccgaccttcactcaccacctcagcctagccagccaccagcatggtttccgcaaagtgcacagcaccaccacagcacttagcgtcataaacgtccagatagttcgtggcctcaaccagaaaccaccctgcgaaagaacgatcctcgtagcgttggacctgtcaaaagcttttgacacggtcaatctaacaacgctactgcaggacatcgaaAAGACCACTCTCCCTCCAAGGCTAAacaggtggaccatgaactatttaaacggtcgtcagtcatccgtactatttcgaggtgaaacatctaaattaagaagaattaaacagggggttccgcagggtggtgtcctctccccgttactgtttaacttctatatctcgaaacttcccCAACCACCACAGggagtttccataacctcgtacgcagatgactgcacgatattgacgccgggcaatggaatcgatggcatgtgttcgaaagtaaacagctacctctccgacctttctcgtttcctcactgcacgaaacctccaactttcacccaccaaatccacagcgaccatttTTCTAACTGGACGAATGAGTATATATTTcagcttaatattgcagtcgatggcgtcaaaattccgactgtcaataaccctaagattttag